From the genome of Athalia rosae chromosome 3, iyAthRosa1.1, whole genome shotgun sequence:
ttcggggctgagcagaggtgacgccccacaacaaaccgcgcgcccctggctacctgactGCAGCAAAGTTCGGGCTCGCTGGTAAAttgaggaattcgaatatttcgacgattTCCATATAAATAATGCCGATCTAGGAAGTCTGCAAAGCATAATACAGATTACAAACATAAACAAATCGAACAGCGATTAATATAGTTCTTTAAATTGTTTTTGACCATCGCCATATATGTTCCGTTCTTAAATTAACAGTGGTTTCGCAGCTCTCAATTGTGATTTGACAGCGCAAAATCTGAGCACAATGATTGTAATGATTAGACTAATCGGCGACGCACAGAGTTCACCACCAACATATACAATGTACACGCGACAGGCAACTTGGCCAAACGGATCCCGATACCAATGCCGATGCTGATGCCTCCAGGCCCAGTCGGCCACTTTCTCCATGGACTGCAAAAGTTACCTAATATGGCCACGCCCATCAACTTTGAGCGTAATGTGCAGCCCGATGGATTGTACTCTCAGCAACGACTGAACCAGATTCTAACAATCCCTCAACCTTGATCCACTTATACTTTGTGGAATCACAGCCGGTCCAGCGCTAGACTGTACATTCCGAGCATCGTATAATTAGTACCTGAATTTCCACAGTCGATTTgtatttgatcattttttcttccaagttGCATCGTCATAAAATCGAACAGACATTACAGAGTAACGCTGAATTTCTAGGAGATTTttaatgattgaaaataatcaaaaggCCCGAAATTATGCAATTGCACACCATTCGGTCAAAAGTCAACAATTTGACGAATCGGGGATTGATGAATCAGTCggggaaagtttttttcaatacaaatCTAATTCTTAtaaatacaataaataaaataataaatatacggaTTTACGAACAAGTGCAGAACATCTGGGATAATCGACGTACGTGAGGgcgtcaattattttcaaatatcatgTCAGGTCTTTTGTTGTTCCCGCAGGACGGAAAATTTATTGGTACCGTCGGCATATTTTCCCGAGAACCAACTTGCATCAGAAATTGCATCCCGGGACTCGAGGTCGTCGGCGACGTTCCGGTGCTCCGGGCTTCCCATAGCCAATAACCTTTAGAGacgataaattcttttttttaacaagTCCTACCACCAATCAGAGAATTCGCGCGTTATCTCCGATCGGGATTGTTTTCAATGATTTCAatgggataatttttcatcgcgttgATAACGACGTGAACCTACCCAAATTATCAGTCCTGAACCGAATGATGGCGTATCCCTTGTTAGGAACTGTGAATGTATCCTTTTTAGGGGGATTAACGAGGTTCCGCGGCAAGGATCGACCCAAATCCAGATCCTTAATTTCCGCTTTGGTCACCGGCTTATTCAAGCTGCCGACTCCAACCAGACTCACTCGGTATCCGTGCGCATGAAAAGTCACGGAAGAATTACTACCGAAacctgaaattattgaaaatttcattttattgacAAATAATTGAAGGAAGAAGCCGTACTTCGTCGTCCGCAAAGTAAAACGACGTTCtatattcgtttatttcaccTTCATCCACGATGACCAATTCGACGGTTTCGTTGACAGGAACATCGAGGATCTGCAAGCACTCGCAAAACCGTGGTGTGTTCTTACaaaattccgatttttcttcgagagAGCAAAGAATATCCTCGGGAGTATTTTCCGGGTGACTCAGGATGGGCGATGGAGGATACTTGAAGGACATGCCGTTGATCTGTGTCACCTTCGCTTCCGCCAACGCCATACCTGcaaaatcataaaataatacaatcaatccaacgagcgagtgaaatgcaaaaaaagaaagaaaaaaagaaacactcGGCTGACTTACTCAGATACGTAGGGTAGTGAGTAAACCCTTCGATGTTATATTTGAAATCCGTCATCTCGTCCGTCACGTCGCCGATGGTATtgacgtcgaatgaaaaatagacgGTCTCTGCGGGCTCTTCTTCGATGGATTTATCAACGAATCCCTTCGTGTCCGACGAACAGATCACATTCTTCGAAACTTCGTTGCAGCTGTGACCCTTTTCCAGAGAAACGATATCGTCGCTCGATAACTGGAGGGCTTCAATTTTTGTGGATCCTTTGTGAGAAGAATCTTCGTAATCCAGTGACGCCATATGAATCAGATCCCGACAGTTTTCCATACCTTGGACAAGAATTTGGTACCGGTCGGGTGGCTGATTCGTTTCTAAGATCAAATCGAACCTCTCGCCTGCAATGATTAGTTCAATTTAGAGTGCGTtgattgatatattttttcgaaaaaagtatAATCGAACATCAGGgtgcaataataatgattcaCATTTTAGAATGATCGTATAACAAAATGTTTAT
Proteins encoded in this window:
- the LOC105686193 gene encoding laccase-2-like, giving the protein MAPLSRGVLIIFLTVFYRDITIKGEPNSTDEYRYCSRPCVPGSAPKKCRYDFFVSELGNLNSVCYASPGNSSTRSDCTEGLFGNGVLGINGITPGPRIEICLGDTLEVVLKNGLGTAEVSLHWHGLLQKGSAHMDGVPLITQCPVLPFSVFHYEMKPESPGTHLYYAQSAPQQGDGLYGVLIVREPGSDPSLERTLLLSTRLQAPLTQLWPEISTPTDLLVNGRKDGHRVIVKDNRRYLMRLINANAIACPVSLSVAAHKLSVIAVDGEKVESQTPASHVVLFPGERFDLILETNQPPDRYQILVQGMENCRDLIHMASLDYEDSSHKGSTKIEALQLSSDDIVSLEKGHSCNEVSKNVICSSDTKGFVDKSIEEEPAETVYFSFDVNTIGDVTDEMTDFKYNIEGFTHYPTYLSMALAEAKVTQINGMSFKYPPSPILSHPENTPEDILCSLEEKSEFCKNTPRFCECLQILDVPVNETVELVIVDEGFGSNSSVTFHAHGYRVSLVGVGSLNKPVTKAEIKDLDLGRSLPRNLVNPPKKDTFTVPNKGYAIIRFRTDNLGYWLWEARSTGTSPTTSSPGMQFLMQVGSRENMPTVPINFPSCGNNKRPDMIFENN